In Carya illinoinensis cultivar Pawnee chromosome 10, C.illinoinensisPawnee_v1, whole genome shotgun sequence, one DNA window encodes the following:
- the LOC122279959 gene encoding PRA1 family protein A1-like has protein sequence MDWGNVTAEDLVDALREVEWSAPPRPLSEFFSRFTFPRSYAKWNSRLKCNLYYYRTNYFIMIIFILGLGFLRRPLALVAACLTALSIAFLNDSFAGTFSEKVTRTVRQFSPHLAAKMRPALTPVIRGRPSAKRAIYICGRPRWVFVLIFSTVSFFLWFVSCGLLMVLWALAIGLLATILHASFRTPNLKARLNTFREEFRAVWRNYSEL, from the exons ATGGATTGGGGCAACGTTACAGCGGAGGATCTGGTCGACGCCCTCCGCGAGGTCGAGTGGTCGGCTCCACCGCGCCCTCTCTCCGAATTCTTCTCCAGATTCACCTTCCCCCGATCTTACGCCAAATGGAATAGCCGCCTTAAATGCAATCTCTACTA CTATCGAACCAACTACTTCATTATGATAATATTCATTCTTG GATTGGGTTTTCTTCGGAGGCCACTTGCTCTTGTAGCTGCTTGTCTGACAGCACTTAGCATTGCTTTTCTGAATGATAG CTTTGCAGGTACTTTTAGTGAGAAGGTAACAAGAACAGTAAGGCAATTCTCGCCACACTTAGCTGCAAAGATGAGGCCTGCTCTTAC GCCTGTTATTCGTGGACGTCCATCAGCtaaaagagcaatatatatttgtgGTCGGCCTCGTTGGGTGTTTGTTTTGATATTCTCTACTG TGAGTTTCTTCCTCTGGTTTGTTTCCTGTGGTCTCTTAATGGTCCTATGGGCTCTTGCCATTGGACTTCTTG ccacCATCCTGCATGCAAGTTTTAGAACACCTAATTTGAAAGCACGTTTGAACACATTCCGTGAGGAATTTCGTGCGGTTTGGCGCAATTATAGTGAGCTGTAG
- the LOC122278014 gene encoding protein RETICULATA, chloroplastic-like: MASCLLSFGVSNVVSPLNAVVLRKMWSQSMFVQSFGFRSAVKEVALPMLVRNNRSRHQGLVVEVKMSEHRGESQSGVAVSKEGVNIDSASGVGKGVGILESGNEARTYSCGSDGDVLSGNGGNGRLFNGGGRGGGGGGRGGGGDENGNDKEEEEFGPVLKFEEVMKETEARGASLPSDMLEVAKSVGLRKVLLLRYLDFQGSVWPLGFLMKSCSMLRNRMLADPSFLFKVGTEIVIDFCCATFAEVQKRGKDFWAEFELYVADLTVGLVVCVALVGMMAPYVRIGGPTISKGFLGRMQHAYGALPSSVFEAERPGCRFTLEQRIAAYFYKSILYGSVGFGCGIIGQGIANLIMNVKRSIKKSEEDIPVPPLLKSAVLWGVFLAVSSNTRYQIINGLECLVERSAIAKQVPSIALAFTVGVRFANNVYGGMQFVDWARWSGVQ; encoded by the exons ATGGCGAGTTGTTTACTGAGCTTCGGAGTGTCAAATGTCGTGAGTCCATTGAACGCGGTGGTTCTGCGGAAGATGTGGAGTCAGAGTATGTTTGTACAGAGCTTTGGCTTTAGGAGTGCAGTGAAGGAGGTTGCTTTGCCAATGTTAGTTCGAAATAATAGGAGTAGACATCAGGGGCTCGTGGTTGAGGTGAAAATGTCAGAACACCGTGGCGAATCGCAATCTGGTGTGGCCGTTTCGAAAGAGGGAGTCAATATCGATAGTGCCAGTGGTGTAGGTAAGGGTGTTGGGATCTTGGAGAGTGGGAACGAAGCGAGAACTTATAGCTGCGGGAGTGATGGGGATGTGCTTAGTGGCAACGGTGGAAATGGAAGATTATTTAATGGCGGAGGTAGAGGCGGAGGTGGAGGCGGACGCGGAGGTGGCGGTGATGAAAATGGAAATgacaaagaagaagaggagtTTGGGCCAGTTTTGAAGTTTGAGGAGGTGATGAAGGAGACGGAGGCTCGGGGGGCGAGTCTTCCTTCGGATATGTTAGAGGTTGCGAAGAGCGTCGGGCTCCGTAAAGTTCTTCTCCTTAGATATTTGGATTTTCAG GGGTCAGTCTGGCCTCTGGGCTTTCTCATGAAGTCATGCTCTATGCTTCGAAATCGAATGTTGGCTGATCcatcctttctctttaaagttGGAACAGAG ATTgtcattgatttttgttgtgcCACTTTTGCGGAAGTTCAAAAGAGAGGCAAAGACTTTTGGGCAGAATTTGAGTTGTATGTTGCAGATCTCACGGTTGGGTTGGTGGTTTGTGTTGCTTTGGTTGGTATGATGGCACCTTATGTTCGTATTGGGGGACCAACTATATCTAAGGGCTTTCTTGGGCGAATGCAGCATGCTTATGGAGCTCTTCCTAGCAG TGTATTTGAAGCTGAAAGGCCAGGATGTAGATTTACCTTAGAACAGAGAATTGCTGCATACTTTTATAAG AGTATCTTGTATGGATCGGTTGGGTTTGGTTGTGGCATTATTGGCCAAGGCATTGCAAATTTGATCATGAATGTCAAGCG GAGCATAAAGAAATCAGAAGAAGACATTCCCGTGCCACCACTTTTGAAGAGTGCAGTTCTTTGGG GTGTATTTCTTGCAGTTTCTTCCAACACCCGCTATCAGATCATAAATGGACTGGAATGTTTGGTTGAACGATCGGCTATTGCAAAGCAGGTTCCATCCATCGCCCTGGCTTTCACAGTTGGTGTGCGATTTGCCAACAATGTATATGGAGGGATGCAATTTGTGGACTGGGCTAGATGGAGTGGGGTGCAATAA